Below is a window of Humulus lupulus chromosome 9, drHumLupu1.1, whole genome shotgun sequence DNA.
ATAGAGTCTTCTAATATCCAGCAGCAACCGCAGCAACAGGTTCAATCGTCCAACCAACCAATTGGTCAGAACCAGATACAAAATGTTCCCAACGGCTTGCCTAATCAGACAAACAAAAATGCGTCACCTCTGCCTCCAGGAATATCTAGGTGTGTTCAGAGTCCCAAGGTCTTTAATAGGTTATGTAAAtaagtttttgtattttttctcggACATTATTACAAAGGGTCCATTCTAATCAATAATTTTCCAAATGAGTTCTCTACACATTGTTGAGCTGTAATTAGCTTTCTTTGAACTCACAGTAATTACATCCTCGATATTTTATGCTGTTGTACACCACCTGTATTTTAACATTTAATGTATGTATTTCTGCTTTGACTCATGTTTAGCCCATTTTCTCTTTAAAATGTTTATTTGCAGTTGGTATTCAAAATGTGAAGACTGAATctggtttttccatattttttcTTAGCTCTTTTATGCGTAGGGATTCATTGATGATTCACATTTTCTGCTGCTGCTTGTCTTTTTACTCAAGCTTCTTTTAACTGAGAAATGAGAAAAGTGTTAGCAACTCTTTTTTATGGATTTTCCTGTTGCAGTAGAACACTGTAGAAGAAAAGTTTCTATTCCTATTATTCCTCCATCATTCAAATTCACTCAATTTTCACCTGGAATGTTTAGAAGAAAACTCTTCTTTTTTCTTGTGTTCTTGAGGTTCATTGCATTTAGTTCCTTTTTCTATTTTGCTCGCATGTAAGGGCCTTAGAAACCTTTAATATGATTTCTGATTCTTTCTGTTGAACATTAAACCTTAGTAATTTAGATTCAATAGCTTTATATTAAAGGGGAAAAATAACTAAGGGGAATTTTAAGACCTTTGTATCTTCTAATACTACTTGTTGAAGGATGTAAATGTATATCctgttatgatttttttttttttttttacattagaAAGTTTTTAGTGCTTGATTTTTGGTCTATGGAAACTCAATgatatataaaattttatttgaaTTCTTTGTTTTAGGGCACAGAAAGCCTAACTTGATGGTGCTTTGGTTTTACTGAAATTTATTTCCTTAGTTATTATTGTTTTCCGTTAGGTGGATTGGGGGTGATTTAGTGAAGTGGAGTCTTAAGTTGATTCCTAATAAATTCCACTGATATTATGGAAGATCTTATGCAGAGACAAGACTTTGTAGTAGATTAAAAGGGTGGAAATGTGTACGATATTAAATCTTTGTTCAATGCAATGAGCATTCAGGATAGAACCTATTGGCGGCTGGCCCTATGGGAAACTGTGTTAGAGGAAGTTAAGTGATTTGCTGTTTTGCTGGTTGAATATTAGGAGTATAGTGTTGAATAAACTTTTGATTTGGCTGTTTCTTCTAAAAGATTCACGTGAACTGCTTATGTTTGAATGGATGATTGAATTATTTCTGCTGTATGGTCTAATTTCTCCATAGTCTGTTGTCAAAACTGGGTTTAGCAGATTTTATACTTCTAAAATCAAATTATTTTCTAGTAAAGTTTTTTTATGCTACAAAATGTGTAATGAGAGAAAAATGATCAGTATTATTCTCCTTTCTTTGTGGAGCTCTAGGATAACGATTCATGCCAGCATTGCGTGATTGTGAAGTGTTTGCATCATTGCACGTGCTTCTACGTATGAGAGCACTGAGCAGGCACTATTGATTTTTTTGCAATTCAGTGACTTCATTTAGATTCCCATCACTTTGTAGTCCACTTTTAGTGGAACCTGGACCAAACCTGGATAATCAATTTTCCTCCTACCAGTCCTATGTGGTCAAAAAGCTGGGTTTTTGTCAATGGTTGGGAAGTGTTTGCTCTATTCTGTGTGTAGGTAAAGTGTCTTGTCTGGGTGCTACATGTTTCCTGGTCTGTTATAATGATTAATTGAAACttgtgaattttttatttttcatccaTCTTTTGATCTTCTTCCAGTTAGAGTGGGTTTCTTTATTTGTGTGTATTAAAGAAATGAGTCATTGGCTTGTTAAAACACAGTCAACTTATTTATTTGGAAACATGGAAATTTAGGtattttattgttaaaagttGCAACCGTGAAAATCTGGAATTATCTGTGCAACAAGGAGTATGGGCAACTCAGAGAAGCAATGAAGCTAAACTTAATGAAGCTTTTGACTCTGCTGAAAATGTTATCTTAATTTTCTCTGTCAATCGGACTCGGCATTTCCAGGTAATTGCAATTTATTAACCATATTGTGCTTTAGATTCTTGTGGTTCTTAATGTAGGTTTCATATGGTTTGCTAGGTTTTAATTTCcccaaattaatattattatatttgtatgcTAAAGATAAACATCAACTGGCTATGTTTTGTTAGGGTTGTGCAAAGATGATGTCCAGAATTGGTGGGTCTGTCAGCGGTGGAAATTGGAAGTATGCACATGGAACTGCACATTATGGACGGAACTTTGCAGTCAAATGGTTGAAGGTATTATTTATTACGTTGTTAACATGGAATTTATGTGTCTTCTAAATGATTTAATTAGATGTGGTAGATTTCATGATCCTTTGCAACTCTAGAGTGGGTTCTTGGAGTTATAATGTAATGGCTGTGGTTCTTATTCCCTTTTGTTTGTTCTTTAACTCCAGCTGTCACTGTTATGTAGACGACCTTTTACATAGTTATACTAAAATCATAGTGAAAAAGAAGTGAACTCAAACATTGACGTATGACATTTTGGCTAATAGGTTATATAGTATGTGTGTATTTCACTAAGTTAATGTCGAACAATTAAAGTTTGTAAGTGGGTAATGAAGAAACTacaatatgtgtatatatatatatacaagaagAAAGCACTGGCCTAATTAATGTCAATATTCCACCCCCTCAAAGTGTAGACTGAATTATTGTCAATCCTACCCTACCTCATTTAACTTTGTTTCCATTGCGACTAGCCTGAGTGGTTCCATTATTAcaattttgaaattattaaaaAGCTAATAGAACTGAACATCGTAGTTGCTTAAAATATTGACTTGCGATGGATgtattttttgttattattattttgtatttggtttctttgattttttatttacttGCTGTTATGCCTATGTAGTTATGTGAACTATCCTTCCACAAGACTCGCCATTTAAGGAATCCATACAATGAGAACTTACCGGTTAAGGTATTATACTAACAACTGAATTTTATGTTTTAAGAATTTTTTTCTCTGCTCCTAAGTGTGATATTAATGTCATGAATTGTTGCATGATATTTTAGCTTTAAGATGCGAGATGAAATTGGTTGAAATGCTTTTTGAAAAGTTGAGAGAGTACTTTGCTTGGAAGATACTGCTTATGCTACGAGTCCTAGACATGGAAGTTAGTGGCAGAAGTTTGTATTTTCTCGTTTAACTTAATGCAAGGCGCTACTCGCAAAAATGATATTTACTTGTTGGAAGTTTAATTAAAGAGGAAAATAAAATGGTTCCCTCCAAAAATAGAAGGAAAGACACACCACTCTAAAATCCAAGTATAATATTTAACCGTCGACTCTTTCACCATATTTTATAGGCACATCTGCTATAGTAAAGTTGTATTCCTTTTCACATGAAAAAAAAATGTTACAGGAATTTATACTGAGCTCCGATTTACATATGTTGCTTGATGGGTACAGAGATTCCTGAAGAAACACGGCAAAAACAATTGAAAGATTAATTATACCGTAATGAAAAAGATGACTTGGAAATTTTATGTACCCAAATATATTTATGTATGTGTTTATGCTGCCTTCATGTTGTTATTCCCCATCCCCAACACGCATTTTGCCTAGTTTAATATAATGTTCTTGTTCACATTATCTCATTGTTGTGTTTTCATAAATGCAGATAAGTAGAGATTGCCAAGAGTTAGAGCCCTCCATTGGTGAGCAGTTAGCTTCGCTGCTTTATCTTGAACCTGATAGTGAACTTATGGTATGTTTATATTTCTGAACGAAGGGTTGTAAAAGTTTGGGAAAAATAAATTTTCTACTAATTAGATGTCACTATGTCAAACTTGTACATTTCATTAATTTCATCATGCTAGTGTTTGATGTCAACATAATGATGCAACtttgttgattaaatgattatgttcTTAGTGGTATCATTAAAGCAAAAGGGCAGACGTGGAATTATAAGGCACACTATACAATAGGTCAAACCCTAATTCAATAGTTGGTTGTGTCTAGTATTGCAATCTTATGAGAACCTTGAAGTTATTTAAAACCAAAGATACTTAGCATCGATGATATGTTGGTATCTGAATAGAAATTCAAATTAATTACGTACAAATGTTTGTTTTCTTGAGGCAATGAAGACCCGGATTTCGATTGCTATAGATCCGGACTGTGTTGTGGTTTTCTTTCCTGAATGTGACACCTTTCAGAGTGAATATATACATACATAGAATATTCCTATTGCGCTTTTAGTCTTTTTTACACGTGTTGCTTTTGATGAATGAATTGGAAATACAGAATTATAATATTTTCTCTCTTGTTACAGGCAATTTCAGTCGCGGCAGAATCAAAACGAGAAGAGGAAAAAGCTAAGGGAGTCAATCCAGACAATGGAGGAGAGAATCCGGATATTGTTCCATTTGAGGACaatgaagaagaggaagaagaggaaaGTGATGATGAGGAAGAGAGCTTTGGCCAGGTTCCTGGGGCAGCTAATCAAGGTAGAGGAAGAGGCAGAGGAGTCATGTGGCCTCCTCACATGCCACTAGCTCGTGGCGCTAGACCTATGCCTGGCATGCAAGGTTTTCCCCCAGTTATGATGGGTGCTGATGGGTCACCATATGGACCTGTTACACCTGATGGATTTCCCATGCCAGATCTTTTTGGAGGCCCTCGTGCTTTTAATCCATATGGTCCAAGGTTTTCTGGTGATTTTATGGGACCAGGATCCAACATGATGTTTAGGGGGCGACCCACACAACCTGGGGGTGTGTTTCCTGGTGGTGGCTTTGGGATGATGATGGGTCCTGGGCGTGGTCCATTTATGGGAGGTATGGGAGTTCAAGGTGGAAATCCAGGCCGAGCTGTTCGTCCAGGTGGTATGCCCCCGCAGCAGATGTTTCCACCACCCCCGCCACAATCCTCACAAAACGCTAACCGTGGTCCAAGAAGAGATCTGAGGGGACCAGCCAATGATCGAAATGACAGATATATTGTTGCAGGGTCAGACCAAATCAGGGGGGGTCAAGAGATGTCTGGTCCAGCCGGCGGACAAGACGATGAGGCTCACTATCAACAAGGAGGAGGTAAGACTCCTCACCAAGAAGATCAGTATGGTGCTGGAAACAGCTTCAGAAATGATGATAGTGAAAGTGAGGATGAGGCCCCAAGACGATCGAGACATGGAGAGGGAAAGAAGAAGCGCCGAGGCTCTGAAGGAGACACTAACACTGGATCAGATCTCTAAATCAACGGAATAATCTTCTTAGGCTTTTATGCTTTTTATTAGGAACATGATATGGGATTTTCATTCTCTTTTGTATGAATTCATTTGGTTTGGGGGTTCTATAAGGAAAATTTAGATGGTGAAACCATTTTTCTTGTGTTTCCCCCTTCTTTTTGACCCTTATTATTACCCTTTAGTTTAATTTATGTTTAGATGCTATACATTTTTGTAACTGTATACGCCCAAGTATAAATGATGGATAGAGTTCATATGAACACTCGAGATTGTTATATTAGttttcacttatttgtaaagaaaGTTTTCTCATCTCAACATATTTATTGCTCTAAATCTATATCCTCATAACTAACTAACTAGTGATGTGTAGTACGTGACTTTGGTtttaacatttttattttgtatttattaataataataacaaaattcaatttttaggggagtaataataattcaattagaAAAATGCTAAATACCTTATCTTAACATTTGtaacatttttatattttctagaAACAATCAACCTTCatttgctttgttttatttataaaatatattaatatttttattaaatttgtattattgtcataaattttattatatataaaataatgacataaatatattaaatgaaaaattaaattaaaaaattgtttatgattttttaaaaatatatatatataatatgataaattttttaaacatggtaattttttaataaaaattaagattatgtagtatgtattattattataatgatattttataatatttaaatttatattaatataagtattaaatatatagtcttgtattaaatattattatcataataatattttataatatttgaattcatattaatataattggtaaaaaaattaggattatatattattattataataatattttataacatttaaatttatattaatataattattaaataactagttttgtattatatattattataataatgatattttataacatttgaatttgaatttaaacttacattataatatttgaatttatattaatataatttataaatatctatttttaattagctTTAAAGGTATATtacgttaaatatttagaatattctgttaaattaACGAAAAAAACTCTTAAAACTAAGagttttcgttatctacacatttttatatagaagagatatatttatatactagatacaagcaacgtgcaatacacgtttgcttagttttatttatagaatttattaattatttttattataaatttatattgttatcatataaattttaaataaataaataatattatacataaaagaataacataaacatattaaatgaaaaattaaaccaaaacattgtttataattttttttaaaaatggatTATACCATTTttgaccatgtgttttgtctcattacctatttgaaccatgtgttttgataaattattttttgaaccatgagttttgtaaaatggttcaaataaactCCTAAATCCAATTTTGATTATAGTTGtttaaactaaaattacaaataattcacaaaactaacaactcagaacaaaagtTTCACTATTCTATCTAACaattgtattgttatattcaattttttttaatcaaaattgtTTTTAGGGTTCTATTATTCAaacaattttataaaacacaTGGTTCAAAATggtataaactcaaaaaatatatataatatgataatctttttaaacataaataataatttctttactaaaaattaagattatgtattatatattattataatgatattttataatatttaaatttatattgatataagtttaaatatctagttttctcttaaatattattattgtaataataatattttataatatctgAATTCgttaaaaaattaagattaatattattatcataaaaatattttataacatttaaaattatattaatataattattaaatatctattttattatatattattataataatataatataatcattatattaatataattaaatttaaatttgaatttaaatattattaatataattattatatatgtagttttatattaaatattattataataatattttataatatttgaatttatattaatataattaataaatatctatttttaaaagtataatctgttaaatatttaaaatattccgttaaagttaacaaaacaaactattaaaataaaaaatttccgttatttacatactttttatatagaaaaagATATGATGTCCTAAATTACTTCCCTATCACTTTTATTCAAGAGTTTAAAAAAACGTATAACCATATTTTGattctgttattaatcttaattataattaatatatatccttcaaaataaaaactatatttaatatatattttgtgtttttttaatgttaatgAAATTTCCATTAAAATGTCAACTGAATATAGTCTATTACAAGCAGAAAATGTTCAAATAGTAAATTCAATCAATATAGGCTAGCCAAACTCATACAAAATCTCCAACTAAAAGTCTAATTAGGCACAAACAAACTAGCTTTCCAACTTTGTGGAACTAGCTTCCCAACTTTGTGGAACAAACTCAATTTTCTTACGAAAACAGAAAAATGACAAACAAACTTCAACATTAGTTAAAAACCAATGTTCTATCAAAAGATTTAGGGTATTTACATCTCCAATATTCAAATTAAGAACATGAAAAGTAAATAAAAGATCCACAAGATGCATGATAGTCGATGCTTTAATATATATGTGTTACATGCAATTTTTTTTACACCTTTTTATTTTAGTGTTTGATGTATGGACATAGTTAATAATTTATAacgtttttaaaatataaaatattctaTAATATACCCATGTCAAGCATTTACACATTAGAAATCAAATCTAATCCAACTACTATTAGATTTGAAAAGTTAGAtgttaattggattggattaaTTGGTGGATGACACTCTGAAAATCTAATTAGGAATCGATTCAAttcaatatttattaatatatatatattaaatataaatatattcaattatataTAGTAGATGTTGGGTTTATGCCattataaaaccacatttcttatgtaattaattcattatcaataaagtagaataaatcattttgttcaattaAATTacgttgtttacatgttttattacatgactaattattattaatacaaacgtttataaaatctcaaacatatgtatagttacaattatagtgactcgatCACAGTgtattataattgtaattatatgttcaaaaatatttTGTCCTAGGATTAAATCAGTACACTAGATTTTTACTGATTCGATAAACTACGATAAAATCTACTTGCACATCTAGTGTGATGTCCTATCGAGGAccttgaccaagtagataagattggatgtattttgttacattagaCTAGActaatatatattattgataagataagtaagtatcattaTTACCTAATCTAATCACATCACAACGTtcatcataggtcaattcaatcttaattctaagtgtaattaatattatgttaattgtattattcaagtcttttgatttgtttggtaccagcttaccctacaaactagctcatacttacatattggagatttggtagtataattgagatggagtatttatcatagacatgaaatcaTAGCttttgtttaagaagtgaaacgatgatttcatTATAGCTtgattcaagtgttaaatgatagagtactcatttatgtaattaaatttacggaaatatcatttacaaggaactttatgggagttaaggataaaataccaatgaggggtaaaacggtaatttgcacccatcttATTAGGAGATCAACTATAGATGATTGAATGACGGTTATGATTATAACAAtagataacgtatttacatttggtataaaacgttctatgaatttaagagtgcaattctgagtctgtGGTGGAGTGACGATGAATTAATatggtagtgagattatttgttataaataaactcatggtaacttattgaggcttgagttcatggatccatggtccccatatcatctcttatcaaaatgaacctaataattttgaataccccccccccccccccccccctccaccCCACCCCACCCCCACCCACCCCGGGACTCTTGTCCATTTGCCACATtatttacaaaattaaatatcatttaccccatttttcatttttgtccaaaaaaaaaaacaaagtttccCATTTTTTAATAATGAcaaaataactatatatatttttatatttatatatattactatttatttgtatcattattaaAATACTACCATCTaactttttttttccatttttggttagctacatatataaacatatattttatattgttaaaaaaaatattttataaattactatattataaatatatattcttttttctaaattaatacatataagcatatatatatatattaatgaatttatatacattacttaaaaaaaattactcacGCATGTTATAATAATAAActcacacaaatatatatatatattatttttaaagaaatatataatatatacctatagaataaatatatatattaatgaattcattattttatataaatttattattttaacatgaactaatatatatatatatttatatataaattcattAATATATATGTGTGCTTATATATTTGTATTCCCAGATATTCAGCCTGGGTCTTTTATgtagctcgagtacagctggctaaCTAAGAACAGTCCTAAGGGACCCACAAGTTTATGTCTCCACTGCGAAGGCAATGCAACCTCCCAGGTAATAACACGAGTtgaggaatacgaagcattaaggTACGAGCTAGAGATGGATATAAAACACAGCATCCTGGGCACGAGCTGGCGTTATGTACAGGTCGTGGTATTCTGACAACCAGTCATGACCAGGAGTCTTTATAACCCTAGATACGTTATTTAGGAACGTGcgtggtcagacattacatgtccgtTACCCCTAAATTCTTGgacacgcaatataaacgtgcgtgatcaaacatcacatgtccATTTATGCtagacgacccatgatcaatttCATCTAATggttagaccataccttaatatatattgtaatattcatcatttgtggaGGACATGTCACATATAGGATGGATATCCACGTGATGACCCCTGCACCTATcttgggatggttcttctatatataccaagaccttggatagagaAAGGGTTGGGCTTTTTTTTGTGTAATGTAAATACTCTGTCGAAATATAGAGTGATctacagtaataatatcgactcgtggactagggggattttagtctccgaaccacgtaaaaaggaatgaGTGTTCTTATTATATCATTCTAAGCTTCATTAagagtcattatttttattacagtttatccttaagcactagtttattccagctaaGTACGTAATAcattgttggtgaaaaactgcatcaacagtttggtgctttcattgagagctgcaaattagtgccattgaaaaagatTCAGGAAAAATTTCATcgtggtggtcactcgttcaaggaACGGTAACGAAATGGAtcaacatggtgggcaggaggctcaccataccgctgtTTCCGACGAACAAAACCCGGAGATTCAGAAACGGTCGAGAAAGCAACTGATGGGCCACGGTGACACCGAAAGTTCAGCACCTCTACCGccgaatccgaacccggattacttgactgcagtggagttggagaacatgcagttgaggagccatctagcaaaagcaaacaagcaaatcgaggaagtcttagctcgactaccccctcttacaaccgacgttaacatcggaaagaggcaaggcgggactcgtaagtcccgccgggatagtcaacccaggcccagtcggtcagttagaacctcaactccaagttctacgCCCATTTCGCACAATCACCAAGAAACCCCGTTTGGTGGCTTTCCCAGAGATCATCAACGAGTCAGCAGGTCGGTTAGAACCTCGACTCCGAGTTCGGCGCCACCGTCAaatgcccatggcaacccacacAGACGGTCAAGGACGAACTCGCAAAGAAGACATGTCCCAACTGACTTCCCTGTATCGCGATCAGATCGCCAAGCACAGAGAACCAGAAATGGCGGAGCAGAGTGACCGCAAGCTAACTTGGTTCGGCCTGATGGGACGAGGATCGCCTCAccaatcaggcatcctccgtTGCCAATAAGGCACCCGTCCCTACCTTGTTCAGCTCGGGATGTTTCTACTTACGgaaacagcaggaggaatcctcttCCCGCTGCCCCTGCTCGTGTCCTGCGAGAACGCGGGTCATCCTCAGCCGCAAGCTCTGAGTTTTTCTAACAGAAGCTATTGGACGGAGGGCCGTCGAAGTGAGGACCAGCACAGATTTGAGGAATCAGCTGAGTTTGGCTCAGAACCCTCGAGTTGATCCACATACTGATCTTCGAGATCGCCTAAATTCACAAAGAACCAATTCAGCTCGAGATGGAGTCTGCggcactcaccacgagggaagtccttccgAAGTGGGCGATAACGGGAATTCCCCAgcaaaccaagctcgaacttggagggacaataacccatcaaacgcgtaTGGTCGAATGGGAGCTGTCGAATAGCCCTAGGGAcccaaggatccaacccttgagaggttggctcagatggaggaactgatgcaAAAACTCCTATCAGAGAAAGAAAAGGATGAGTATGACtcaggggacgagctcgagcttttcgcccccagCATCGCTGCAACACCATACCCgtcgggtttcaggatgccccatttatcaaaattcgacgaagatggagatccgtccgaccacttggggatgttcaataccctaatgatggcccataacatcagaCTCAAGTTAAGGTGCTTAGTATTCCCTTCGACTTTGGTCGGaccggctaggcaatggttcaagcaatacaaaaagcattatattagctcgtggaagagcttctCTGCCTACTTTAAGAGGGCATTTTGTGCTTCTCAAGCAGCTCGGATAAAGGCAGACTCCCTGGCAAACATAAAGTCGCAGCCCAGAGAGCCTCTAaaagcttacttgagtaggttcgccaacatcgctgcgcgagctagagacgccgatgaaagctctaggcttatggcgatgagaacaggaatccttgtcggaggcgaCCTGTGGAAAGAGATCCAGAGAAA
It encodes the following:
- the LOC133802177 gene encoding 30-kDa cleavage and polyadenylation specificity factor 30, which produces MEDSEGVLSFDFEGGLDAGGLPNPTGAAGPIVQSDSASATAVAINPVGQGPVVSVDHSGPGANHNKRGSFRQTVCRHWLRSLCMKGEACGFLHQYDKSRMPVCRFFRMYGECREQDCVYKHTNEDIKECNMYKLGFCPNGPDCRYRHAKLPGPPPPVEEILQKIQHLSSYGYNNKFFQHRNTGFSQQAEKSQNAQGSNIINQGLVGKPSTIESSNIQQQPQQQVQSSNQPIGQNQIQNVPNGLPNQTNKNASPLPPGISRYFIVKSCNRENLELSVQQGVWATQRSNEAKLNEAFDSAENVILIFSVNRTRHFQGCAKMMSRIGGSVSGGNWKYAHGTAHYGRNFAVKWLKLCELSFHKTRHLRNPYNENLPVKISRDCQELEPSIGEQLASLLYLEPDSELMAISVAAESKREEEKAKGVNPDNGGENPDIVPFEDNEEEEEEESDDEEESFGQVPGAANQGRGRGRGVMWPPHMPLARGARPMPGMQGFPPVMMGADGSPYGPVTPDGFPMPDLFGGPRAFNPYGPRFSGDFMGPGSNMMFRGRPTQPGGVFPGGGFGMMMGPGRGPFMGGMGVQGGNPGRAVRPGGMPPQQMFPPPPPQSSQNANRGPRRDLRGPANDRNDRYIVAGSDQIRGGQEMSGPAGGQDDEAHYQQGGGKTPHQEDQYGAGNSFRNDDSESEDEAPRRSRHGEGKKKRRGSEGDTNTGSDL